CGATTTGCTCAATTCCGCTATTTCGTTATATAGATTGCGGGAATCCTCTTTTATTACGAGTGCCAACTTCTTTACGGATTTAGGCTCGAAGTGTACCATACCCAATAATATTTCGAGGGCTTCTTCAAGTAGTTTAGAATCATCTTCCAATGCTTGGTAAAATGGCTCTAAATCTATACGGCTCTGTTCTTTCAGTTCTTCTGTTTTCATTTGTCCTATTTATTTAGATTAAAAATTTAAGTAGTGCTCTAATGAATTTCACATAATTCTCTTGAATCTTCGAGAACCTTTTTGTGTCTTGATTTTGGCACTCCTACTTGTTCTAAAATTTTTGGGGTTTCGTGAAGCTCTTTACAGAGTACGATACCTTCATCCAATAGTTTTGTTTTTTCAGCTTTGGTAAGTGTTGTTAATGCTGTTAATGGATGCAGCCCCGATTTATCTATTCTGTCTTTTAAACCGTCACCAATTGGATAATCCCAACTTGTCAATAATAGCCCCACGCATTTACCATATTTCACCGCATCACTTGTAAATCGTGTATTGGTGTAAACGCCTCCTTTATGAAGCTTGGCTTCGTGACCTTTTTGACGTTTCCATTGTTTTTCAACATCTAAAAATCTTGAGTGGATATATAAGGGAATTTTAACGTTGCAAAAGCGACCTTGGTCACTGTGGTATTTACATTCAATCATATAATGGGTATTGTCTTTTTGGGCTATTACATCCACTTCGTGCTGAACGCAATTGCCTTGAACTATTACACCAACCTGTGTTGAAAATCCTTCGTGTGCCAGTAGTTTGCCTACTAACTTCTCAAATGGGAAGCCAGAAGGACCTAATTCCATCAGGGCTTTTTTGAGTTTGTATTTTGAAGCACTTACTCTCGACTTACCTTTTAGCATTTTAAATGCCATTTGATAGATTTTTTTGGTGGTAATGCCTTCATATAATTGGTCTTCAACTTGCCCTACTATTTGCTGAATCAATTCCTCACTTGCTTGCGAACGTCTTAATGAATTGATAAGTTTATCCACATCAAAGGCTACCACGTCGCCCGAATATTTTACTATGTTTATTGGATGTTTCATTTTTTAATATGTATGGTCATTACAGGAAGTTCTGAATGATTGGTTACACCTTCGGCAATACTTTTTGAAAATAGGCTCAAAAAACCTGTCTTTCCGTGGGTACTCATCGCAATTAAATCTGCTGGCTGATGTTTTAAAAATGTATTAATACCTGCCTCTACTGAAGATTCGTTATGAACACTCATAGAAAAGTTTTTTAAGGCGGGAAACTTTTCAAGAAATTGCTTGACAGGGTTTAATCCAGCGTTGATACTATTAAAGTCTGTTTCTGTATTTATACGTAACAAATGAATTTTAGCATCGCATTTTTCAGCTATTGAAAGCACCGCTTGAAACGGATGACTCACATCTTCTTCAAAATTTGATACGAACAGAATGTCCTTAAAGGGAAATGTTACTTCCTCTTCTTTGACCACAATAATCGGGGCATTAGCCTTTCGGACAATTTTCTCAACATTACTGCCTGTTATCTCCCGTACACGACCCTTTGTTCCGCTACTACCTGTAATGATAAAGTCGTGATGGAAATGACCAGAATGTTCCAAAATATCTTTTTGTCCTGAATCGAACTGAAGAAAGGTTCGGCATTTAAGACCTTCGTGTTCTGCTATTTTTTCGAGTTCACGTAAATTAGCCTTTGCAGTACCTATTTGCTTTAAGGTTTCTGGATAACGCTTTTCTTTGAGTTTGTCTAATTTTACCCAATCCACAGGTGTTGTCATTTGATGTAGAAAGTGTATTTCTGCATTGTATGTTTTTGCCATTTTAATCCCGAGATGTGCAGCTTTAGTACAGTTTTCAGAGAAATCGGTAGGTACAAGTATATTTTTCATAATTTTTTGTTTTAGGGTAGTTTGTTATTGTGCGGTATAGCCACCATCGATTACCAATTCAGAACCAGTCATAAACTTGGATTCATCCGAAGCTAGATAGACGACTCCATAGCCTATATCATCAGGCTCTCCCAAATGGCCAACAGGATGCAAACTTTCTAATTGCTTTTTGCCTTCTTCTACATCACCTTGAGCTTTCAGAAAATTTTCTACCATTGGTGTCCAGATATAAGCAGGATGTATAGAATTGATACGGATTCCGTAGCCTTGTCTTGCACAATGCAGGGCAGCAGATTTCGTGAATATGGTAACACCGCCTTTGCTTGCGTTATAAGCAGGTAGGTTAGGGTCCCCGATAAGTCCTTCAATGGAAGAGAAGTTGATAATGGAACCACCTTCTCCAGTTTCCTTCATACCCTTTATACCATACTGAGTACCTAAAAAAGTGCCATTTAGGTTTACATCTATGAGGTTTTTCCAATCTTCAAGGGTAACTTCTTCTACAGTTCCACCTAATCCTATTCCGGCAGAATTAACTAATATGTGTAATTTTCCGAAAGTTTTGAGCGTGGTCTCAATGACATTTTTCCATTCATCTTCTTTGGATACATCTTGTTTAATGAATATAGCCTCCCCACCGTTAGCTTTGATTTGTTGGACTACCTTTTTTCCATCTTCTTCATCTATATCTGTAACAACGATTTTTGCTCCTTCACGTGCTAATAAAATAGCACTTGATTTCCCTAGACCAGAGGCACCTCCTGTGACAATGGCTACTTTATTTTTTACTCGATTCATAATTTTAAGATTTAAGTGTTACTACTATTTTTTGCTTCTTAATCAAGAAACTTCGTTTCCTGAAACTTTGCCTTTATCAAAACAATCCAGATTATATATTGTGGTTTCAGCAATATTTGTCAATGCAGTTTCGGTTAAAAAGGCCTGATGACTGGTTATCAAAACATTGTTGAAGGTCATTAATCGGGCAATCACATCGTCTTGCAAAATGTCATCGGAATGGTCTTCAAAGAACAATCCTTCTTCTTCCTCATACACATCTATTCCGAAATACCCAATTTTTTTAGTTTTCAATCCTTCGATAACAGCTTTGGTATCGACCAATCCTCCACGACTTGTATTGATAAGCATTACGCCTTGCTTCATTAATGAAATATGTTTTGCATCAATCAAGTGTTTCGTTGAAGACGTTAGTGGTACGTGTAAGCTTATGATATCGGACTGCTTACAAATAGTTTCACAATTGGTATAGATTACATTGTAGGAATTGATTAAATTTTCATCCACAATGACATCCTGAACAAGTATTTTACAACCAAAACCGTGTAGTATTTTTACCAATACAGACCCAATTTTTCCAGTCCCGATAACGCCGACGGTTTTTCCATTGAGGTCGAAACCGGTAAGACCGTTCAATGAGAAATTCTGGTCACGAACCCTGTTGTGTGCTTTAATCAATTTTCGGTTTAATGCAAGTATGAGTGCCATTGTATGCTCTGCAATGGCATAAGGGGAATAGGCTGGAACACGTGCCACCTTCATATCCAGTTCAGCTGCTTTTGCTAAATCCACGTGATTGAATCCTGCTGAACGCAGAGCAATATATTTTACGCCAAAAGCATTGAATTTTTCAAGAATGTGTGCCGAGGCATCATCGCCCGTAAATAGACTTACTGCTTTAGAACCTGTTGCGAGAATAGCAGTTTCTTGAGTTAAACGACTTTCAAGCAGCTTTAATTGATGCTTGCCATCATTCGCTTTTACGAGATACGGCTCTTCAAACTTATGCGTGCTGAATACTGTTGTTTTCATTTCACTTTTTTTAATTTCCTAACTGTATTAAAATATATACTAACCCTACGATGACAACAGTTCCAAAAATTAGCATCACGAGTTTCCCGGTCTTTTTTGAACCTTTGAAATAGGTAATACCAAGTTTTACAATCATATTGCTTATGGTTGCTGTTATAATGACATTGGTGGCCAGCGTGAGTTTTTCTTCCAATGACCCAAATTTTGCCATACTGATAGTTATCGCATCCGTATCTGCCAATCCTGCAATTAGGGCTGAATAGTATAAACCGCTTTCGCCAAAAAATTGATTTCCATAAAAAACTGCAAACAGGATGACCACATAAATACCGCCAAACCCAAGAGCGTTCCAAATATTGAGCGGATTACCCAGATTGATAGCTGTTTTTGTGACATCTGTATTCTTTTTGATGAATAAGAGTGCGCTTATCAAGCAGATAAGGGTAAGAATAGTAAATGGAATGACTAAATTTAAAAGTATGGCACTATTGAAAATATAGGCCAGAATCGCAAGTCTGGGAAACATAATTGCGGAAGCTATAATGATACCCGCAGCATATTCTTTTGAAAGTTCTGGCGATTCTTTACTTCGCGAAGCATATATCCAAGCTACTGCGGTACTTGAAATCAATCCACCTAAAATAGCAGTAAGCAGAATACCACGTTTAGAACCTACATATTTTACAAGAAAATAGCCGATGAAATTCAGAAAAGAGACAATCACTATGATGGCTCCAATCTCAAAAGGGTTAAGCAATCCCTCTGGACCATAATCTTGATTTGGTAAGAAAGGCAAAATAAGAAGCGCAATAATTGAAAACTTAATAAAGGCGAAAAGCTCTTCGGAAGTAATATTTTTAATGAAGGTATTAAATGTCGTTTTCAACGATAACAGAGTAACTATGATAACCGCAGTAGCAACTGCTTCCTTATGCAAATGATTGGCAACCATAACACCCAAAATCAAAGTAGCGAATAATGCCATATTGGTGGTAATACCAGTCATAATATGCTTTTGTACTATGGAAAGATGACTCAAAGACAGAAACAAAAGAAATGCTGCTGCAATTATAATGACCAACCAAGGTGTATAGGTTGTGGAAAGATTTCCCAATATAAAACCAATAATGGCAACAATTGGGAAGGTTCTTATACCTGCAAAGCCTTGTTCTTCCTTCAATTTATCGTATTCACGTTCCAGCCCAAGAATAAGGCCAATGCCCAGACTGATGAGCAGTCCAAGGATGAAAGGGTTGATATTTTTAAAGGCTTCTATCATTTCTTACTTTCCAAATAATTCTAAAAGTTCATACAAATCATTATCTACTTGATGTTGCTTGACCACCTCTTCAAAAGGGGTTAGATGCAATTGATTATTTAAGATTCCTACCATTACATTTTTTTTACCTTGTAAAAGTGTTTTCACAGCCGCCACTCCAAGTCTAATGCCTAACATTCTATCTAAAGCTGACGGATTTCCACCTCGCTGGACGTGCCCAAGCCTCGTAATCCGTAAATCGACATTGGGATTGACTTCCTTTATTTTTGATGAAACAAGCTCGGCACCTAATTCATCGCCTTCTGAAACCACGACAAGGAAAGCATCTTCGCTATCGTAATTCTTAACCTTGTCCAATAGATAAATAAAGTCCTTTCCACTCTCGGGAATAAGGATGGAATCGGCACCTACCATTAACCCGGAATGAATAGCAATGTAGCCTGAATCCCTTCCCATTACTTCAACAATAAATACACGGTTGTGGGATTCGGCAGTATCTTTTATTTTATCAATATTTTCAATGGCAGTGTTTACAGCCGAATCAAAACCAAGGGTGTAATCTGCACCAAAAATATCGTTGTCTATAGTGCCAGGAATGCCTATAAACGGAATGCCGCATATTTCTGAAAAAGCTAATAGACCTTTAAAAGTACCATCACCACCAATAGCAATTAAAGCATCTATGTTATTTGCTTTTAAAGTTTGCAATGCTTTTTTACGACCCTCTAATTCCAGAAATCGTTTGCTTCGTGCTGTTTTGAGAATAGTGCCACCTTTTTGGGTTATTTTTTTTAGTTCGTGAGATTTTAATGGTATCAAATCACTATCTATCAACCCTTCATACCCTTTTCGAAAACCACTTATTTTTATGCCTTTTGCTTCAGCGGATTTGGCAATGGCGTATAGTGCAGCATTCATCCCAGGGCTATCGCCTCCAGATGTGAATACGCCTATATGTTTAATTTTATTCGTGCTCATTGGGTATGGTTTTTTTTAACTTTTTTTCAGAAATAGTAAAATCTTGAATTGTGTTCCAAACAAATTCTGCTTCTTTCAGAAAGAAC
The sequence above is drawn from the Cellulophaga sp. Hel_I_12 genome and encodes:
- a CDS encoding ATP cone domain-containing protein, with the translated sequence MKHPINIVKYSGDVVAFDVDKLINSLRRSQASEELIQQIVGQVEDQLYEGITTKKIYQMAFKMLKGKSRVSASKYKLKKALMELGPSGFPFEKLVGKLLAHEGFSTQVGVIVQGNCVQHEVDVIAQKDNTHYMIECKYHSDQGRFCNVKIPLYIHSRFLDVEKQWKRQKGHEAKLHKGGVYTNTRFTSDAVKYGKCVGLLLTSWDYPIGDGLKDRIDKSGLHPLTALTTLTKAEKTKLLDEGIVLCKELHETPKILEQVGVPKSRHKKVLEDSRELCEIH
- a CDS encoding universal stress protein — translated: MKNILVPTDFSENCTKAAHLGIKMAKTYNAEIHFLHQMTTPVDWVKLDKLKEKRYPETLKQIGTAKANLRELEKIAEHEGLKCRTFLQFDSGQKDILEHSGHFHHDFIITGSSGTKGRVREITGSNVEKIVRKANAPIIVVKEEEVTFPFKDILFVSNFEEDVSHPFQAVLSIAEKCDAKIHLLRINTETDFNSINAGLNPVKQFLEKFPALKNFSMSVHNESSVEAGINTFLKHQPADLIAMSTHGKTGFLSLFSKSIAEGVTNHSELPVMTIHIKK
- a CDS encoding SDR family oxidoreductase, which codes for MNRVKNKVAIVTGGASGLGKSSAILLAREGAKIVVTDIDEEDGKKVVQQIKANGGEAIFIKQDVSKEDEWKNVIETTLKTFGKLHILVNSAGIGLGGTVEEVTLEDWKNLIDVNLNGTFLGTQYGIKGMKETGEGGSIINFSSIEGLIGDPNLPAYNASKGGVTIFTKSAALHCARQGYGIRINSIHPAYIWTPMVENFLKAQGDVEEGKKQLESLHPVGHLGEPDDIGYGVVYLASDESKFMTGSELVIDGGYTAQ
- a CDS encoding 2-hydroxyacid dehydrogenase, with the protein product MKTTVFSTHKFEEPYLVKANDGKHQLKLLESRLTQETAILATGSKAVSLFTGDDASAHILEKFNAFGVKYIALRSAGFNHVDLAKAAELDMKVARVPAYSPYAIAEHTMALILALNRKLIKAHNRVRDQNFSLNGLTGFDLNGKTVGVIGTGKIGSVLVKILHGFGCKILVQDVIVDENLINSYNVIYTNCETICKQSDIISLHVPLTSSTKHLIDAKHISLMKQGVMLINTSRGGLVDTKAVIEGLKTKKIGYFGIDVYEEEEGLFFEDHSDDILQDDVIARLMTFNNVLITSHQAFLTETALTNIAETTIYNLDCFDKGKVSGNEVS
- a CDS encoding MgtC/SapB family protein → MIEAFKNINPFILGLLISLGIGLILGLEREYDKLKEEQGFAGIRTFPIVAIIGFILGNLSTTYTPWLVIIIAAAFLLFLSLSHLSIVQKHIMTGITTNMALFATLILGVMVANHLHKEAVATAVIIVTLLSLKTTFNTFIKNITSEELFAFIKFSIIALLILPFLPNQDYGPEGLLNPFEIGAIIVIVSFLNFIGYFLVKYVGSKRGILLTAILGGLISSTAVAWIYASRSKESPELSKEYAAGIIIASAIMFPRLAILAYIFNSAILLNLVIPFTILTLICLISALLFIKKNTDVTKTAINLGNPLNIWNALGFGGIYVVILFAVFYGNQFFGESGLYYSALIAGLADTDAITISMAKFGSLEEKLTLATNVIITATISNMIVKLGITYFKGSKKTGKLVMLIFGTVVIVGLVYILIQLGN
- a CDS encoding ATP-dependent 6-phosphofructokinase encodes the protein MSTNKIKHIGVFTSGGDSPGMNAALYAIAKSAEAKGIKISGFRKGYEGLIDSDLIPLKSHELKKITQKGGTILKTARSKRFLELEGRKKALQTLKANNIDALIAIGGDGTFKGLLAFSEICGIPFIGIPGTIDNDIFGADYTLGFDSAVNTAIENIDKIKDTAESHNRVFIVEVMGRDSGYIAIHSGLMVGADSILIPESGKDFIYLLDKVKNYDSEDAFLVVVSEGDELGAELVSSKIKEVNPNVDLRITRLGHVQRGGNPSALDRMLGIRLGVAAVKTLLQGKKNVMVGILNNQLHLTPFEEVVKQHQVDNDLYELLELFGK